Within Vannielia litorea, the genomic segment CAGGGCTTCGACATGACTTGGCCGGAGGCGTTCGAGGGAGACACCTACCTGACGGTCGACGGGGTGCGCGTGGCGCTCGGGGCACCGGAGGAGGTGAGCGCGGGCTACGCCGAAGGCAAGGTGTCTTCGAGCCACCTGCGGCGGCTGGCGGAGCCGGTGGACCCGAGGAAGGTGGTCGTGCTTTCGCCCTATGATCCGAGCTACTACTCGGCCTACGAGATCGTTTCGGAGACCGCCCTGACGGGCCGGGAGGGGTGCCGGGCGGAGCTTTGGGTGCCCGATTACGACGCCGCCGCGGAGCAGCTTCAGGTCGCGCTGGAGGAGCTGATGGGCGATGCCCAGGCCCAGGGGTTCGACGAGGCGGAGTTTCCGCCCGTGGGCGACATGTTTGCACAGGAAGTCCGGGTGGCGTGCGACGCGGGCTCGTGATTGCGGCCGCGCTGCTGGCGCTTGCGCTGGCAGGGCTCTGGGCGAGCGGCGCGGTGGAGGCGCTGGGGCGCTGGGGGGCGGCTGCGCAGAAGGAATTTCAAGGCAGCATGGCGGGCGCGATCCGGGCCTTGAAGGCCGGCCAGCCGGCGGCGATCTGGGGGCTGATCGGGCTCTGCTTTGCCTATGGGGTGGTGCATGCCGCGGGGCCCGGCCATGGCAAGGTGCTGATCGGCGGCTACGGGCTGGGGCGGCGGGTGCCGCTGGTGAAGCTTTCGGTCCTGGCGCTGCTGTCGTCGCTGGCGCAGGCGGGCGGCGCGGTGCTGCTGGTCTATGGCGCGATTGCCCTGCTGGGCTGGGGCGGCGACCGGGTGGAGGGGCTGACCGAGGAGGTGCTGGCGCCCGCGAGTTACGGGGCGATTGCGCTGATCGGGGCCTGGCTGGTGTGGCGCGGGCTACGCAGCTTGCTGCGGCGGGCGAAGGACGGCGGGCAGGGCCATGACCACGGACACGCCCAACATGGGCACGGGCACGGGCACGTGCATGACCATGGGCACGACCCCGAACACGAACACGACCACGGGCACGACCAAGGGCACGACCACGGGCACGACCACGGGGGCGCCGTCTGCGAGACCTGCGGCCATGCCCACGGGCCGACGCTTGAGCAGGTCGAGAGCGCGGGCAGCCTGCGGGACATGGCCATTCTGATCGCGGGCATCGCGATCCGGCCCTGCACGGGCGCGCTGTTTCTGCTTGTCATCACCTGGCGGCTCGGGCTGGCCGGGGCCGGTGTGGCGGGGGCCTTTGCCATGGGGCTGGGCACGGCGCTGGTGACGATCGCCGTGGCGGTCATGGCGGTGACGCTGCGCGAGGGCACCTGGTCGGCGCTGGAGGGCCGCGGGGCGGCGCTCAGGATCGCCGGGCCGGTGCTGGAGTTGGCGGCGGGGGCCGTGGTGGTGCTGGTGGCCGGGCAATTGCTGATGCGGGCGCTTTAGCGGAGGGCCAGGGCCCTGCGTGGGGGCGTGCAAGCCCCTTGCAGCCGCGCGGGCGCAGGCCTAGGCTGCGGGAGCGCGATGCGCCCCAGGGGGGTGCCGCGTGCGACTCATCGAAGTCATCGCCCTGGCGCGATCCAGGCAACCCTGATTTTTCTGAGCAACGCCCCCGCCCGGCATGTCGCCGGAGCGGTTTTGCATCGAGCGAGGACGTGATGGGAAAAGGCAACAACA encodes:
- a CDS encoding DUF1007 family protein, whose product is MRNWFAALILAAPGVAGAHPHVFVETGFEVIFNDAGLIEAVRVNWRYDELTSLYVAEERGVDPDFDGEATPEELAALQGFDMTWPEAFEGDTYLTVDGVRVALGAPEEVSAGYAEGKVSSSHLRRLAEPVDPRKVVVLSPYDPSYYSAYEIVSETALTGREGCRAELWVPDYDAAAEQLQVALEELMGDAQAQGFDEAEFPPVGDMFAQEVRVACDAGS
- a CDS encoding nickel/cobalt transporter produces the protein MRRGLVIAAALLALALAGLWASGAVEALGRWGAAAQKEFQGSMAGAIRALKAGQPAAIWGLIGLCFAYGVVHAAGPGHGKVLIGGYGLGRRVPLVKLSVLALLSSLAQAGGAVLLVYGAIALLGWGGDRVEGLTEEVLAPASYGAIALIGAWLVWRGLRSLLRRAKDGGQGHDHGHAQHGHGHGHVHDHGHDPEHEHDHGHDQGHDHGHDHGGAVCETCGHAHGPTLEQVESAGSLRDMAILIAGIAIRPCTGALFLLVITWRLGLAGAGVAGAFAMGLGTALVTIAVAVMAVTLREGTWSALEGRGAALRIAGPVLELAAGAVVVLVAGQLLMRAL